A window of the Aquimarina spinulae genome harbors these coding sequences:
- a CDS encoding alanine/glycine:cation symporter family protein, whose translation MKRILLSLLALTIPFFTFAQEVTEKGLDQKIDEGFKPVSDFFSAVIFFEVFEGAPFVIILLVLSALFFTLYFGFPNFRYFGKAINVVRGKYDDVEGHSLGDPSAAVDGDIKDTIRDESKEGEVSHFQALATAVSGTVGNGNIAGVALAIALGGPGATFWMIICGLLGMSTKFVECTLGVQYRDVGEDGTVYGGPMYYLSKGLKERGFNVLGKIAAVIFAIFCIGGSFGGGNAAQSNQATVVLKELLDLQSTGAGFWIGIVLAILVGIIIIGGIKRIASVTEKVVPFMAILYLLACLYIIFGNFSLVDDAIGLIISEAFNPTAIGVGSIIGVLLVGFKRAAFSNEAGAGSASIAHSAVKTKYSASEGLVALLEPFIDTVLICTMTALVIIIFNFGGAFEYGGDGSGAVFIDGVSYEGAGITSMAFAKYIPYSNVFLTIAVVLFAVSTMISWSYYGLQSWKFLFGRGRAADLTYKLLFLTFVIIGAAASMSSIWAFSDAMIFAMVFPNMIGLFFLFPVVKKQLSRYFEAIKASKS comes from the coding sequence ATGAAGAGAATTCTTCTTTCACTTTTAGCACTTACCATTCCATTTTTTACATTCGCACAAGAGGTCACAGAAAAAGGACTTGATCAGAAAATAGATGAAGGTTTTAAACCTGTATCCGATTTTTTCTCTGCAGTAATTTTCTTTGAAGTTTTTGAAGGTGCTCCGTTTGTTATCATATTATTAGTATTAAGTGCCCTGTTTTTTACACTCTATTTTGGTTTTCCTAATTTTAGATATTTTGGAAAAGCCATTAATGTGGTGCGAGGTAAATATGATGATGTTGAAGGACATAGCTTAGGAGATCCATCGGCTGCGGTAGATGGTGATATAAAAGATACAATACGTGATGAGTCTAAGGAAGGAGAAGTTAGCCATTTTCAAGCACTGGCAACAGCAGTTTCTGGTACTGTGGGTAATGGTAATATTGCTGGGGTAGCGCTGGCAATTGCACTTGGAGGACCAGGAGCAACATTTTGGATGATTATTTGTGGATTATTAGGGATGTCTACCAAGTTTGTAGAATGTACTCTTGGAGTTCAATATAGAGATGTAGGAGAAGATGGTACTGTATATGGAGGTCCTATGTATTATTTAAGTAAAGGATTAAAAGAAAGAGGATTTAATGTTCTAGGGAAAATTGCAGCAGTCATATTTGCTATATTTTGTATAGGAGGATCTTTTGGTGGCGGTAATGCGGCACAATCTAATCAGGCTACCGTTGTTTTGAAAGAACTTTTAGATCTTCAAAGTACAGGAGCAGGGTTTTGGATTGGAATAGTCCTGGCAATTCTTGTTGGAATTATTATTATTGGAGGAATTAAGCGTATCGCTTCTGTAACAGAAAAGGTAGTTCCTTTTATGGCTATCTTATATTTGTTAGCTTGTTTATATATAATTTTTGGTAATTTCTCTTTAGTAGATGATGCTATTGGTTTGATTATTAGTGAAGCTTTTAATCCAACAGCTATTGGAGTAGGAAGTATTATAGGAGTTTTATTAGTAGGTTTTAAAAGAGCTGCATTTTCTAATGAGGCAGGAGCAGGTTCTGCATCTATTGCGCATTCTGCGGTAAAAACCAAATATTCTGCGAGCGAAGGACTTGTTGCTTTGCTAGAGCCTTTTATTGATACTGTATTAATATGTACAATGACAGCATTAGTAATTATTATCTTCAATTTTGGCGGAGCATTTGAGTATGGAGGTGATGGTTCTGGAGCAGTTTTCATTGATGGAGTATCCTACGAAGGTGCAGGAATAACTTCTATGGCTTTTGCAAAATATATACCTTATTCTAATGTGTTTTTAACTATTGCTGTAGTATTATTTGCGGTGTCGACTATGATTTCGTGGTCGTACTATGGTTTACAATCCTGGAAATTCTTATTTGGTAGAGGTAGAGCTGCTGATTTAACCTATAAATTATTGTTTTTAACGTTTGTAATAATTGGAGCAGCAGCGAGTATGAGTTCTATTTGGGCATTCTCTGATGCAATGATTTTTGCGATGGTATTTCCAAATATGATTGGACTGTTCTTTTTATTTCCTGTCGTTAAAAAACAACTATCTAGATATTTTGAGGCGATAAAAGCATCAAAAAGTTAA
- a CDS encoding ComEA family DNA-binding protein yields the protein MNYKKSHFEIHSRFRNGIFLLSIILFTTLIGYYFYPKSPSQQYSFAELTSFQKQIDSLKSVAEQQKKEYHLQPFNPNFISDHKGYMLGLSTRELDRLHAYRNDNKWINSIADFKKVTQVSDSVLSAISPLFKFPEWTKKSNARVSRKYSKKKFPIKSYDQKKDLNTVSSEELEQSIGLPDFVAERIIKYRNSIGGFTLDTQLEDVRGLYDNQKDKILSIFTVKTPKEIKKININTASVNELVEIPYFDFEMALDIKEFIEDNGNISNFNELGKIEGFSLKKIDRIKLYLTLN from the coding sequence ATGAATTATAAAAAATCCCATTTCGAAATACATTCACGTTTTCGAAATGGGATTTTTCTTTTATCAATTATCCTATTTACTACACTTATAGGATATTATTTTTATCCAAAATCCCCTTCTCAACAGTATAGTTTTGCTGAACTTACCTCTTTTCAGAAGCAAATAGACTCGCTTAAGAGTGTAGCCGAACAACAAAAAAAAGAATATCATCTACAACCTTTTAACCCAAATTTTATCTCAGACCATAAGGGATATATGTTAGGGCTTTCTACAAGAGAGCTAGATCGACTTCATGCATACAGAAATGATAATAAATGGATCAATTCTATTGCGGATTTTAAAAAAGTAACTCAGGTTTCTGATTCGGTTCTTTCGGCTATCTCTCCTTTATTTAAATTTCCAGAATGGACAAAAAAGAGTAATGCCAGAGTGAGCAGGAAATATTCTAAGAAGAAATTTCCCATTAAATCATATGATCAAAAAAAAGATTTAAACACAGTTTCTAGTGAAGAATTAGAGCAAAGTATTGGCCTGCCTGATTTTGTTGCAGAAAGAATAATCAAATATAGAAATAGTATAGGAGGCTTTACTCTGGATACTCAACTTGAGGATGTTCGCGGTCTATATGATAATCAGAAAGATAAAATTTTATCCATATTTACGGTTAAAACACCTAAAGAGATAAAAAAAATAAATATCAATACTGCGTCAGTCAATGAATTAGTAGAAATCCCATATTTTGATTTTGAAATGGCGTTGGATATTAAAGAATTTATTGAAGACAATGGGAATATTTCAAACTTTAATGAATTAGGAAAAATTGAGGGTTTTTCTCTCAAAAAAATAGATAGAATAAAGTTATATTTGACATTGAATTAA
- a CDS encoding acyl-CoA dehydrogenase family protein — MNSMYFTEEHELFRQSLREFLKKEVTPHIDKWEKTGDIDRFIWEKFGEMGYFGIAYPEEYGGLDLDLFYTVILLEELQKINSGGFAAAIWAHAYLAMTHLNKEGDHRIKEMYLKPSISGEKIGCLGITEPFGGSDVAGMRTTAIKEGDHYVVNGSKTFITNGVYSDYLVIAAKTNPELGNKGISIFVVDRDTPGISATKLEKLGWKASDTGEIAFDNVKIPANNLMGEENKGFSYIMQHFALERLIMGVNAHARTEYALEYVIQYMSEREAFGKTIDKFQALRHTVADIASEVEMCKEFNYSVAKRLNDGKYVVKEASMSKLISTKIADEAIYKCLQLLGGYGYMEEYPMARLFRDSRLGPIGGGTSEILREVIAKIIIDKKEYKAAT; from the coding sequence ATGAATAGTATGTATTTTACAGAAGAACACGAATTATTTAGGCAAAGTCTCAGGGAATTTCTGAAAAAAGAAGTAACTCCGCATATAGACAAATGGGAAAAAACTGGAGATATTGATCGGTTTATTTGGGAGAAATTTGGTGAAATGGGGTACTTTGGAATTGCGTATCCAGAAGAATACGGTGGACTAGATCTCGATCTGTTTTATACTGTGATACTTTTAGAAGAACTACAAAAAATTAATTCTGGTGGTTTTGCGGCTGCTATATGGGCACATGCATATTTGGCGATGACACATCTAAATAAAGAAGGCGATCATAGAATTAAAGAAATGTACTTAAAACCCAGTATATCTGGTGAGAAAATAGGATGTTTAGGTATTACAGAGCCTTTTGGGGGATCTGATGTTGCAGGAATGAGAACCACGGCAATAAAAGAAGGAGATCATTATGTAGTTAATGGATCTAAAACCTTTATTACTAATGGTGTTTATAGCGATTATCTGGTTATTGCTGCAAAAACAAATCCCGAACTAGGAAATAAAGGAATAAGTATCTTTGTTGTTGATAGAGATACTCCAGGAATTTCTGCTACCAAATTAGAAAAATTGGGATGGAAAGCTTCTGATACAGGAGAAATTGCTTTTGATAATGTAAAAATTCCCGCGAATAACTTAATGGGGGAAGAAAACAAAGGATTCTCATATATTATGCAACATTTTGCTTTAGAAAGGTTGATAATGGGAGTTAATGCACATGCGCGAACAGAGTATGCATTAGAATATGTTATACAATATATGTCAGAGCGAGAAGCTTTCGGGAAGACAATTGATAAATTTCAGGCGCTAAGACATACTGTTGCAGATATTGCAAGTGAAGTAGAAATGTGCAAAGAATTTAATTACTCTGTTGCTAAACGACTTAATGATGGGAAATATGTAGTTAAAGAAGCCAGTATGTCGAAGTTGATTTCTACCAAAATTGCTGACGAAGCAATATATAAATGTCTGCAACTATTAGGAGGCTACGGGTATATGGAAGAGTATCCAATGGCAAGACTATTTAGAGATAGCCGATTAGGTCCAATAGGAGGCGGAACTTCTGAAATATTAAGAGAAGTAATTGCTAAGATTATAATTGATAAAAAAGAATATAAAGCGGCAACGTAA
- a CDS encoding alpha-amylase yields MKINTFFYGLLTITFLFISCSKDEILDEAAPESGDLQEEVSSKALKQIGSGVMMQAFYWDVPAGGTWWNVVKGKVNSWSNAGIDAIWLPPVSKAMNGGLSMGYDPFDYYDFGEYNQMGSTETRFGSRSELTSLITTAHNNSLSVIADIVINHNSGGDSEANIFTNSNTYTDYNPLSGLFERTQYDFHPNDYHANDSGVFGGFADMCHHKSYVQDWLWKKPNSVAKYYKNTMKFDGWRFDYVKGFEPWVPKEFRNAVGGFAVGEYWDGNVNTLKWWTDQAQMSAFDFGCYYKMKDAFQGNNLNALSGDMLWKRNASRAVTFVANHDTDEIINNKILAYAYILTHEGYPAIFYRDYEDWLDKNKMNNLIWIHNNLAGGNTTNLWTDNDEYIARRNGGSGKNGLVVYINNSDSWQERWIQTNWSNKKIKDYTGHSGWEPTTQGGKWVKIQAPPKGYSVWSLK; encoded by the coding sequence ATGAAAATCAACACATTTTTTTATGGACTTCTCACTATAACGTTTTTGTTTATTAGTTGTAGTAAAGATGAGATTTTAGACGAAGCAGCACCTGAGTCTGGGGATTTACAGGAAGAGGTTTCTTCAAAAGCATTAAAACAAATTGGTTCGGGAGTAATGATGCAAGCTTTTTATTGGGATGTTCCGGCAGGAGGCACCTGGTGGAATGTTGTAAAAGGAAAAGTAAATAGTTGGAGTAATGCAGGGATAGATGCTATTTGGTTACCACCTGTTAGTAAGGCTATGAATGGAGGGTTATCTATGGGGTATGATCCCTTTGATTATTATGATTTTGGGGAGTATAATCAAATGGGGAGTACCGAAACCAGATTTGGTTCGCGCTCAGAATTAACTAGTTTAATTACAACTGCACATAATAATAGTCTAAGTGTAATAGCAGATATAGTGATTAATCACAATAGTGGAGGAGATTCTGAAGCTAATATTTTTACTAATTCTAATACATATACAGATTATAACCCTCTATCTGGATTATTTGAAAGAACTCAGTATGATTTTCATCCAAATGATTATCATGCTAATGATTCTGGTGTTTTTGGAGGTTTTGCAGATATGTGTCACCACAAAAGTTATGTGCAGGATTGGTTATGGAAAAAACCTAACTCTGTAGCTAAGTATTATAAAAATACGATGAAATTTGATGGTTGGAGATTTGATTATGTAAAAGGATTTGAACCTTGGGTTCCAAAAGAATTTAGAAATGCAGTAGGAGGGTTTGCTGTAGGGGAATATTGGGATGGAAATGTAAATACATTAAAATGGTGGACAGATCAAGCGCAAATGTCTGCATTTGATTTTGGATGTTATTACAAAATGAAAGATGCATTTCAAGGAAATAATTTAAACGCACTTAGTGGAGATATGCTATGGAAAAGAAATGCTTCTAGAGCAGTTACTTTTGTTGCTAATCATGATACTGATGAAATCATTAATAATAAAATATTGGCTTATGCATACATTTTAACTCATGAAGGATATCCTGCGATTTTTTATAGAGATTATGAGGATTGGTTAGATAAAAATAAAATGAATAATCTAATTTGGATTCATAACAATCTTGCAGGAGGAAACACAACAAACCTTTGGACAGATAATGACGAATATATCGCTAGAAGAAATGGAGGAAGTGGTAAAAATGGTTTAGTGGTGTACATTAATAATTCAGATTCATGGCAGGAAAGATGGATCCAGACCAATTGGTCAAATAAAAAAATTAAAGACTATACGGGGCATTCGGGATGGGAGCCGACTACTCAGGGAGGTAAATGGGTTAAGATCCAGGCACCGCCAAAAGGCTATTCTGTATGGTCTTTGAAATAA
- the rpsU gene encoding 30S ribosomal protein S21, with product MLIIPVKDGENIDRALKRFKRKFDRTGTMRQLRKRQAFSKPSVERRAQIQKAQYIQHLRDQEEI from the coding sequence ATGTTAATTATACCAGTTAAAGACGGAGAAAATATAGATAGAGCGTTAAAACGTTTTAAGCGAAAATTTGATCGAACAGGAACGATGCGTCAGCTTCGTAAACGCCAAGCGTTTTCAAAACCTTCTGTTGAAAGAAGAGCGCAGATTCAAAAAGCGCAATATATTCAACACTTAAGAGATCAAGAAGAAATTTAA
- a CDS encoding tyrosine-type recombinase/integrase, whose protein sequence is MFISEFIEYLLHEKNYSKHTVTAYKADLLSFLEFYQIEYDTSKIADANYAQIRSWIVSLVNDGVSNRTINRKVSSLKTYYKFLLKSEQIDKNPLAKHQALKAPKKLQIPFSTQEVEDVLKDLRDDQDFESVRDRLIVELFYATGIRRIELVNLKLSDVDISQKQIKVLGKRNKERYLPLLSSVCDTLSLYLTVRSDLIVGQEPSFLLLTKKGVKIYETLVYRIINSYFSKASSKVKKSPHILRHSFATHLLNEGANLNAVKELLGHSSLAATQIYTHHSVAQLTKVYKQSHPRNKK, encoded by the coding sequence ATGTTTATTTCTGAATTTATAGAATATTTACTTCACGAAAAAAATTATTCTAAGCATACAGTAACGGCCTATAAAGCAGATTTACTATCTTTTTTAGAGTTCTATCAAATAGAATATGATACTTCGAAGATAGCCGATGCAAACTATGCTCAGATTCGTTCCTGGATTGTGAGTCTTGTTAATGATGGTGTTTCTAATCGAACGATTAATAGAAAGGTGTCTTCTCTTAAAACATATTATAAATTTCTGCTTAAGTCAGAACAAATAGATAAGAACCCCCTGGCGAAGCATCAAGCTTTAAAAGCGCCTAAAAAGCTCCAAATACCATTTTCTACGCAAGAAGTAGAAGATGTTTTGAAAGATTTAAGAGATGATCAGGATTTCGAAAGTGTTAGAGATAGGTTGATTGTAGAGCTTTTTTATGCTACAGGAATAAGAAGAATAGAATTAGTAAATCTTAAACTATCAGATGTAGATATAAGCCAGAAGCAAATAAAAGTCTTGGGCAAACGTAATAAGGAAAGATATTTGCCGCTTCTTTCGTCGGTTTGTGATACGTTAAGCTTGTATTTGACCGTGAGATCTGATTTGATTGTGGGGCAAGAACCTTCCTTTTTGCTTTTGACAAAAAAAGGAGTTAAAATCTACGAAACACTTGTGTATCGCATTATAAATAGTTATTTTAGTAAGGCATCTTCAAAAGTAAAAAAGAGTCCGCATATTTTAAGACATTCTTTTGCGACACATTTGCTAAACGAAGGAGCAAACTTAAATGCTGTAAAAGAATTGCTTGGCCATTCCAGTTTAGCTGCTACTCAGATATATACTCATCATAGTGTAGCTCAGTTAACAAAAGTATATAAGCAATCTCATCCAAGAAATAAAAAATAA
- the hpf gene encoding ribosome hibernation-promoting factor, HPF/YfiA family → MKVNLQSVNFNADQKLVDFTQTKLDKLETHFNRIIHADVFLKVMNTSGKENKITEILLSVPGDEFMIKKINKSFEEGVDECVSSLERQLRKRKEKLNTHV, encoded by the coding sequence ATGAAAGTGAACTTGCAGTCCGTAAATTTTAATGCTGATCAAAAGTTAGTGGATTTTACTCAAACTAAATTAGATAAGTTAGAGACTCATTTTAATCGAATAATTCACGCAGATGTATTTTTGAAAGTTATGAATACAAGTGGTAAAGAAAATAAAATTACAGAGATTTTGTTAAGTGTGCCAGGAGATGAATTTATGATAAAAAAAATTAATAAATCCTTTGAAGAAGGTGTGGATGAGTGTGTTAGTTCGTTAGAAAGACAACTTAGAAAACGTAAAGAAAAATTAAATACACATGTTTGA
- the tuf gene encoding elongation factor Tu — protein MAKETFDRSKPHLNIGTIGHVDHGKTTLTAAITKVLADAGLSEARDFDQIDNAPEEKERGITINTSHVEYQTENRHYAHVDCPGHADYVKNMVTGAAQMDGAILVVAATDGPMPQTREHILLGRQVGIPRIVVFLNKVDMVDDEELLELVEMEVRDLLSFYEYDGDNGPIIAGSALGALNGEQKWVDTVLELMKAVDSWIELPKRDVEKDFLMPIEDVFSITGRGTVATGRIETGIANTGDPVEIIGMGAEKLTSTITGIEMFRQILDRGEAGDNAGILLRGIEKTQISRGMVITKPGSVTPHKKFKAEVYILKKEEGGRHTPFHNNYRPQFYVRTTDVTGNIALPDGVEMVMPGDNLTITVELIQTIAMNVGLRFAIREGGRTVGAGQVTEILD, from the coding sequence ATGGCAAAGGAAACTTTTGATCGTTCCAAACCGCACTTAAATATTGGTACTATTGGACACGTTGATCACGGTAAAACGACTTTAACTGCTGCGATTACTAAAGTATTGGCAGATGCAGGTCTTTCTGAAGCAAGAGATTTCGATCAAATCGATAATGCTCCTGAAGAAAAAGAAAGAGGTATTACTATTAATACATCTCATGTTGAGTACCAAACTGAGAATCGTCATTATGCACACGTTGATTGTCCAGGTCACGCCGATTATGTAAAGAACATGGTTACTGGTGCTGCTCAAATGGACGGAGCGATCTTAGTAGTTGCTGCTACAGATGGTCCTATGCCACAAACACGTGAACATATACTTTTAGGTCGCCAGGTAGGTATTCCTAGAATCGTTGTATTCCTTAATAAAGTGGATATGGTTGATGATGAGGAATTATTAGAGCTTGTTGAAATGGAAGTAAGAGATCTTCTTTCTTTCTATGAGTATGACGGTGATAATGGTCCTATAATTGCTGGATCTGCTCTTGGAGCTCTTAATGGAGAGCAAAAATGGGTTGATACAGTTTTAGAATTAATGAAAGCTGTAGATTCTTGGATCGAATTACCAAAGCGTGATGTTGAGAAAGATTTCTTAATGCCGATTGAAGATGTATTTTCTATTACTGGTCGTGGTACTGTTGCTACAGGTCGTATAGAAACAGGAATCGCTAATACTGGAGATCCTGTAGAGATCATTGGTATGGGAGCTGAAAAGCTTACTTCAACTATAACAGGTATCGAGATGTTCCGTCAAATCCTTGATAGAGGTGAGGCAGGAGATAATGCTGGTATCCTATTAAGAGGTATTGAGAAAACTCAGATTTCTCGTGGTATGGTAATCACTAAGCCTGGTTCTGTAACTCCACATAAAAAATTCAAAGCTGAGGTATATATCCTTAAGAAAGAAGAAGGTGGACGTCACACTCCATTCCATAATAACTACCGTCCTCAGTTTTATGTACGTACAACTGATGTAACAGGAAATATTGCTCTTCCTGATGGAGTTGAGATGGTAATGCCTGGGGATAACTTAACTATTACTGTTGAGCTAATTCAGACAATTGCAATGAATGTAGGTCTTCGTTTTGCGATCCGTGAAGGTGGTAGAACAGTAGGTGCCGGTCAGGTAACTGAAATTTTAGACTAA
- the nusG gene encoding transcription termination/antitermination protein NusG, which produces MAEVDNTKKWYVVRAVSGQENKVKDYIEREIAHMGLEDYVSQILVPTEKVVQIRNGKKINKERVYFPGYVMIEANLSGEIPHIIKSINGVIGFLGEVKGGDPVPLRKAEINRMLGKVDELAVKTDNVAIPYTVGETVKVIDGPFNGFNGTVEKVNEEKRKLEVMVKIFGRKTPLELSYMQVEKI; this is translated from the coding sequence ATGGCTGAAGTAGATAATACGAAGAAATGGTACGTGGTAAGAGCGGTAAGCGGTCAGGAAAATAAAGTTAAAGACTATATCGAGCGAGAGATTGCTCATATGGGACTTGAAGATTATGTTTCTCAGATTCTTGTACCTACAGAAAAAGTAGTGCAGATTCGTAATGGAAAAAAAATAAATAAAGAAAGAGTGTATTTTCCCGGTTATGTTATGATAGAAGCTAACCTTTCTGGAGAAATACCACATATCATTAAATCTATTAATGGTGTAATAGGTTTTCTTGGTGAAGTAAAAGGAGGAGATCCTGTACCACTAAGAAAAGCAGAAATTAATAGAATGCTAGGTAAGGTTGATGAACTTGCAGTTAAGACTGATAATGTTGCAATTCCTTATACAGTAGGAGAGACAGTGAAAGTTATCGATGGACCATTTAACGGGTTTAACGGTACTGTTGAAAAAGTAAACGAAGAAAAGCGTAAACTTGAAGTAATGGTTAAGATTTTTGGAAGAAAAACACCATTAGAATTAAGTTATATGCAAGTAGAAAAAATATAA
- the rplK gene encoding 50S ribosomal protein L11, giving the protein MAKEIGKVVKLQVRGGAANPSPPVGPALGAAGVNIMEFCKQFNGRTQDKAGKVLPVVINVYTDKSFDFVIKTPPAAVQILEAAKQKKGSGEPNRKKVASVTWDQVRTIAEDKMQDLNAFTVESAMKMIAGTARSMGVTVKGQAPF; this is encoded by the coding sequence ATGGCTAAAGAGATAGGTAAAGTAGTAAAATTACAAGTGCGTGGAGGAGCGGCAAACCCATCCCCACCAGTTGGACCTGCTTTAGGTGCTGCCGGAGTAAATATCATGGAATTCTGTAAGCAATTCAATGGTAGAACACAAGATAAAGCTGGTAAAGTATTACCGGTTGTAATTAATGTGTATACAGACAAGTCTTTTGACTTTGTTATCAAAACTCCACCAGCAGCTGTTCAGATACTGGAAGCAGCAAAACAGAAAAAAGGTTCTGGAGAGCCTAATCGTAAAAAAGTAGCTAGTGTTACTTGGGATCAAGTTCGTACAATCGCAGAAGATAAAATGCAGGATTTAAATGCATTTACTGTAGAATCTGCTATGAAAATGATTGCCGGTACCGCTCGTTCAATGGGTGTAACTGTAAAAGGACAAGCTCCTTTTTAA
- the rplA gene encoding 50S ribosomal protein L1: MAKVTKKQKEAKAKVDSNKAYSVEEASSLIKEITNVNFDASVDLAVRLNVDPRKANQMVRGVVTLPHGTGKDVKVLALVTPDKEAEAKEAGADFVGLDEYLDKIKGGWTDVDVIITMPSVMGKLGPLGRVLGPRGLMPNPKTGTVTMDVSKAVSDVKAGKIDFKVDKTGIVHAAIGKSSFDAEKIAGNAKELLTTLVKLKPQTAKGIYIKSIYISSTMSPGVEIDTKNFAG, translated from the coding sequence ATGGCAAAAGTAACTAAAAAGCAAAAAGAAGCGAAAGCTAAGGTTGATAGCAACAAAGCATATTCGGTAGAAGAAGCTTCTTCTTTAATAAAAGAAATAACAAACGTAAATTTTGATGCTTCTGTAGATCTTGCTGTTCGTCTGAACGTAGATCCGCGTAAAGCAAATCAAATGGTGCGTGGTGTGGTAACATTACCTCACGGAACAGGAAAAGATGTTAAAGTATTAGCATTAGTAACACCAGATAAAGAAGCCGAAGCAAAAGAAGCAGGTGCTGATTTTGTTGGTCTTGATGAATATCTTGATAAAATCAAAGGCGGATGGACAGATGTTGATGTAATAATCACTATGCCTAGCGTTATGGGTAAACTAGGACCATTAGGTAGAGTATTAGGACCTCGTGGATTAATGCCTAACCCAAAAACAGGAACAGTGACTATGGATGTTTCAAAAGCAGTTTCTGATGTAAAGGCAGGTAAGATTGATTTTAAAGTAGATAAAACTGGTATTGTTCATGCAGCAATAGGTAAATCTTCATTCGATGCCGAGAAAATAGCTGGAAATGCTAAAGAATTATTAACAACATTGGTAAAGTTGAAGCCACAGACTGCAAAAGGAATATATATTAAGTCAATATATATATCATCTACAATGAGTCCTGGTGTAGAAATTGACACTAAAAACTTTGCTGGGTAA
- the rplJ gene encoding 50S ribosomal protein L10, which produces MTREEKSLVIDDLTAQLADNTNIYLADISGLDAGTTSNLRRACFKANVSLKVVKNTLLAKAMENSDKDFGELPTTLKGNTSIMFAETGNAPAKVIKEFRKKSEKPVLKGAFIEEAVYVGDENLDALVNIKSKEEVIGDIIGLLQSPAKNVISALKSSGGTIAGILKTLSEKEG; this is translated from the coding sequence ATGACAAGAGAAGAAAAATCACTAGTAATTGATGACTTAACTGCTCAGTTAGCTGATAACACTAATATCTATTTAGCTGATATTTCAGGTTTAGATGCAGGAACAACTTCAAATTTACGTAGAGCTTGTTTTAAAGCTAATGTATCATTAAAAGTAGTTAAGAACACACTCCTTGCAAAAGCAATGGAGAATTCAGATAAAGATTTTGGAGAATTACCAACGACATTAAAAGGTAATACTTCCATTATGTTTGCTGAAACCGGAAATGCACCAGCAAAGGTAATTAAGGAATTTCGTAAGAAATCCGAAAAACCTGTATTAAAAGGAGCATTTATAGAAGAGGCAGTATATGTAGGTGACGAAAACTTAGACGCTTTAGTTAATATTAAGTCTAAAGAAGAAGTTATCGGAGACATTATTGGTCTATTACAATCACCAGCTAAGAATGTTATTTCAGCATTAAAATCAAGTGGTGGTACTATAGCCGGTATTCTTAAAACATTATCCGAAAAAGAAGGGTAA
- the rplL gene encoding 50S ribosomal protein L7/L12, with protein sequence MADLKDFAEQLVNLTVKEVNELADILKEEYGIEPAAAAVAVAAGGGAGGGDAAEEKTEFDVILKAAGGAKLAVVKLVKELTGLGLKDAKGLVDEAPKAIKEGISKDEAEALKAQLEEAGAEVELK encoded by the coding sequence ATGGCAGATTTAAAAGATTTCGCAGAACAATTGGTTAACTTAACAGTAAAAGAAGTTAATGAGTTAGCTGATATATTAAAAGAAGAATATGGTATCGAACCTGCTGCTGCTGCAGTAGCTGTAGCTGCTGGCGGTGGTGCTGGTGGAGGAGATGCTGCTGAAGAAAAAACAGAATTTGATGTAATCCTTAAGGCTGCAGGTGGTGCTAAACTAGCTGTTGTAAAACTTGTAAAGGAACTTACAGGTCTTGGTCTTAAAGATGCTAAAGGATTAGTTGATGAAGCTCCTAAAGCAATCAAAGAAGGAATATCTAAAGATGAAGCAGAAGCTCTTAAAGCACAATTAGAAGAGGCTGGAGCTGAGGTTGAGCTTAAATAA